Within Myxococcales bacterium, the genomic segment CGTCGTCCGCGAGTGAGCGCTCACCTGGGCGATCGCGATCGGCACAGCCGTGTGCGCGCGGTCGAGGCGCACCGGCGCCGGTTCCCGGGTGTCCCGGGCGACGACGCAGCGCCGGTCGCGCGACGCCGGCGCCCCTGGGGCCGCGCGGCGATCAGAACTTGTAGGTGACGCCGGCTCGCGCGTAGGTGTTGTAGTCGGTCGTCAGCATCGGCTGGGTGAAGTCGTCGACGAACAGCGCGCGCTCGCTCTGGAACGGCGCGAACTCGAGCAGGACCCAGCCGTTCCAGCGCTGCCGGAGCGAGATCTCGGCGACCACCGAGGTCATGAAGCGCACGCCGTTCTCGCGGGTGAAGAAGTCGCTGCCGCTCTGCCCGGTGAGGTCCTCGACCCGCTTGGCCTGCTCGGCGCTGAAGCCGGTGCCGTCGCCGGGGCCGCCGACGCGGTTGAGGTACTTGGTGCAGGTATCGATCGCGTCGCCGTCGAGCTTGGCCGCGCCCATCGGGTCGGTCGTGAGCTCGGGGCAGTGGCGGTCGCTCCAGAACTCCAGGTAGCCGCGGGCGGTGATCGTGACGTGGGTGAACGCGGTCAGCGACGCGATGCCGCCGGCCGCGAACGTGCCGCCGTTGCGCTTCGAGTCGTCGAGGAGCTTCGAGCCCCACCACAGGTTGCCGAACACGCCGGCCGAGAACGGATCGTTGTCGACCAGCATCAGGCGGGCGCCGAGGCCGATCTCCGAGCGCGAGCCCATCGAGCGGACGCCGACGTTGGCGTCGAAGCCCAGGCCCGACATCTTGCCGGCGCCGACCGCGACCCGGACGTCGACGAAGTACGGGTAGCCGATGCTGAGGTCGACCGTCGAGCGTCCGCGCGGCATCGTGCGCGCGCCCCACGACGACAGGCCGCGCTGCTGGGCCTTGAGCGCGTCGTCCGACAGGCCCTCGACCTTGAGCGTGGCCGACAGGATCTCGTTCTTGCCGCCCTCGAGGTTCAGGGTCTGCTCCCACGGCTGGTAGCCGGCCTTCTGGACCCGGACGATCGTGGTGCCGACCTCGACGTCGTTGAGCTCGAGCGGGGTCACGCCCTGGGGCAGGCCGTTGACGAGCACCTCGCCGCCGACCGGATCGGACAGCACGCGGATGCGGGCGACCGCCTTGAGCTCGGCCGACACCGTCAGGGTCTGGCCCTCCTCGATGCGGACCTTCTGCTCGAAGGTCTTGAAGCCGGCCAGCTTGACCATGACGAAGTGATCGCCGCGGCCGACGGCCTTCTCCTGGGGCACCTTGCCGATGCCGGCGCCGTCGATGTAGACGTCGGCGTCGGGCACCGCCGACACGACCTTGAGCGTGCCCTTGCCGCCGGCCCCGGCCTCGGCGTTGAGGTCGAGCTTGAGCACCGTCGACTGGCCGTCGTTGATCGTGATGCGCTCCTCGTGCGGCTGGTAGCCCGGGGCCTTGACCTCGAGCACGTGCTCGCCGCCCTTGACCTGCTTGATGTCGATCGGCACCTTGCCCATGTTGGTGCCGTCGAGGAACACCTCGGCGCCGGTGACGTTCGACAGCACGCGGACGGTGCCGCCCTGGCCGCCGAGCGTGGCCTTGAGC encodes:
- a CDS encoding PEGA domain-containing protein, with product MKFNTLRWMRGMTVAAVALVALCFASSASAQSHPALSGGKYPVKIESAPPGATVYIDRKELGAVGVTPWQGKMKNGDFLVIVELDGYQLAQKNLKVARTRKVQSAFIPLIKKVDPPRIDIRADADQNVFGATVYLDGQSQGAAPVLLTTTSGRHLVELKREGFDNFQTWVEVKDNEKASLTPVMKAVAKPKLGTVVVEADVPDADVYLDGNKQNGTTPMVLTDVVEGLHVVEVRKDPGVPWKQTIQVLAGQQAKIRGELKATLGGQGGTVRVLSNVTGAEVFLDGTNMGKVPIDIKQVKGGEHVLEVKAPGYQPHEERITINDGQSTVLKLDLNAEAGAGGKGTLKVVSAVPDADVYIDGAGIGKVPQEKAVGRGDHFVMVKLAGFKTFEQKVRIEEGQTLTVSAELKAVARIRVLSDPVGGEVLVNGLPQGVTPLELNDVEVGTTIVRVQKAGYQPWEQTLNLEGGKNEILSATLKVEGLSDDALKAQQRGLSSWGARTMPRGRSTVDLSIGYPYFVDVRVAVGAGKMSGLGFDANVGVRSMGSRSEIGLGARLMLVDNDPFSAGVFGNLWWGSKLLDDSKRNGGTFAAGGIASLTAFTHVTITARGYLEFWSDRHCPELTTDPMGAAKLDGDAIDTCTKYLNRVGGPGDGTGFSAEQAKRVEDLTGQSGSDFFTRENGVRFMTSVVAEISLRQRWNGWVLLEFAPFQSERALFVDDFTQPMLTTDYNTYARAGVTYKF